Proteins encoded by one window of Nicotiana tabacum cultivar K326 chromosome 10, ASM71507v2, whole genome shotgun sequence:
- the LOC107830592 gene encoding serine/threonine protein phosphatase 2A 55 kDa regulatory subunit B beta isoform isoform X2, translated as MLIMLHLLQFDYLKSVEIEEKINKIRWCTKLNRSLFLLTANDRTIKLWKIKEQKVKKVKQMDINPFVTSENSLLADKSFMSGQSEPSHANGTRLEWTDKMNGTLPSHLADITNVASRRCRRVYAHAHDFNINSISNNSDGETFLSGDDLRINVWNLDVRDQCFNIIDMKPKDMEDLTEVITSAEFHPFHCNLLAYSSSRGFIRLVDMRKSALCDHSVKILQDGGSRGPKTLFSEIIASISDVKYAMDGRHILSRDYMTLKLWDTHMETSPVATYKIHEHLRPKLSKLYTNDAIFDKFDCCLNGDGLQFATGSYSNHLRIFSCGAENEDGITLEVRKSPNRKPTSQATTRPRRSSLSNLTRGFYRQGQDSSENETSCNLKSKLLHLAWHPTHNLIACSVGSSLFMYHA; from the exons ATGCTGATCATGTTACATCTTCTTCAGTTTGATTATTTGAAGAGCGTGGAAATTGAAGAGAAGATTAATAAAATCAGATGGTGTACGAAACTCAATAGATCATTGTTTCTTCTTACAGCAAATGACAGGACGATAAAACTTTGGAAG ATCAAGGAACAGAAAGTAAAGAAAGTTAAACAAATGGACATCAATCCATTTGTGACTTCAGAGAATTCTCTTTTAGCTGATAAAAGTTTCATGAGTGGACAAAGTGAACCATCTCATGCTAATGGTACCAGGCTAGAATGGACTGACAAAATGAATGGCACATTGCCCTCACAT CTTGCAGATATCACAAATGTGGCTTCTAGAAGATGCAGAAGAGTGTATGCACATGCTCATGATTTCAACATCAATTCCATCTCAAACAATAG CGATGGTGAGACATTCCTTTCTGGGGATGACCTTAGGATAAACGTATGGAACCTTGATGTCAGAGACCAGTGTTTCAACATCATTGACATGAAGCCAAAAGATATGGAAGATCTTACAG AGGTGATTACATCAGCAGAGTTCCATCCATTTCACTGCAATTTGTTGGCTTATAGTAGTTCACGAGGTTTCATCCGACTTGTTGACATGAGGAAATCTGCACTATGTGATCACAGTGTGAAAAT ATTGCAAGATGGGGGGAGCCGTGGCCCTAAAACACTTTTCAGTGAAATCATAGCTTCCATATCTGATGTGAAGTATGCAATGGATGGAAGGCATATCCTAAGTCGTGATTACATGACTCTGAAG TTATGGGACACTCACATGGAGACTTCCCCAGTTGCAACGTATAAGATTCATGAACACCTCCGCCCTAAG CTTTCCAAGCTGTATACAAATGACGCCATTTTCGATAAGTTTGATTGCTGCCTGAATGGAGATGGACTTCAATTTGCAACTGGATCTTACAG CAATCATCTTCGTATATTTTCTTGTGGAGCTGAGAATGAAGATGGCATCACACTGGAAGTTAGAAAAAGTCCAAATAG GAAACCAACGTCTCAAGCTACTACAAGGCCTCGAAGGTCGTCATTGAGCAACTTGACTCGAGGATTTTATCGTCAAG GACAAGATAGCTCAGAGAATGAGACTTCCTGTAATCTTAAGTCCAAGTTGCTGCATCTGGCTTGGCATCCAACGCACAATTTGATTGCGTGTTCTGTTGGAAGCAGCTTGTTCATGTACCATGCATAA
- the LOC107830592 gene encoding serine/threonine protein phosphatase 2A 55 kDa regulatory subunit B beta isoform isoform X1, whose protein sequence is MTLGSEWKFSQVFGEQTPGEDIQDCDILSAMEFDKNGDHLAVGDQGGRVIIFERQTGKEGLFDRSSRRDSGQFNLPLWQHPEFKYKTEFQSHEPEFDYLKSVEIEEKINKIRWCTKLNRSLFLLTANDRTIKLWKIKEQKVKKVKQMDINPFVTSENSLLADKSFMSGQSEPSHANGTRLEWTDKMNGTLPSHLADITNVASRRCRRVYAHAHDFNINSISNNSDGETFLSGDDLRINVWNLDVRDQCFNIIDMKPKDMEDLTEVITSAEFHPFHCNLLAYSSSRGFIRLVDMRKSALCDHSVKILQDGGSRGPKTLFSEIIASISDVKYAMDGRHILSRDYMTLKLWDTHMETSPVATYKIHEHLRPKLSKLYTNDAIFDKFDCCLNGDGLQFATGSYSNHLRIFSCGAENEDGITLEVRKSPNRKPTSQATTRPRRSSLSNLTRGFYRQGQDSSENETSCNLKSKLLHLAWHPTHNLIACSVGSSLFMYHA, encoded by the exons ATGACTTTGGGCTCTGAATGGAAGTTCTCTCAAGTTTTTGGTGAACAAACTCCCGGTGAAGATATTCAAGATT GTGATATTTTATCTGCAATGGAATTTGACAAGAATGGCGATCATCTTGCTGTTGGAGATCAAGGTGGACGTGTCATAATTTTTGAGCGGCAGACTGGTAAAGAA GGTCTATTTGACAGAAGTTCTCGACGTGACTCTGGTCAGTTCAACCTTCCACTTTGGCAGCATCCTGAATTTAAATATAAGACGGAATTCCAAAGTCATGAACCCGAG TTTGATTATTTGAAGAGCGTGGAAATTGAAGAGAAGATTAATAAAATCAGATGGTGTACGAAACTCAATAGATCATTGTTTCTTCTTACAGCAAATGACAGGACGATAAAACTTTGGAAG ATCAAGGAACAGAAAGTAAAGAAAGTTAAACAAATGGACATCAATCCATTTGTGACTTCAGAGAATTCTCTTTTAGCTGATAAAAGTTTCATGAGTGGACAAAGTGAACCATCTCATGCTAATGGTACCAGGCTAGAATGGACTGACAAAATGAATGGCACATTGCCCTCACAT CTTGCAGATATCACAAATGTGGCTTCTAGAAGATGCAGAAGAGTGTATGCACATGCTCATGATTTCAACATCAATTCCATCTCAAACAATAG CGATGGTGAGACATTCCTTTCTGGGGATGACCTTAGGATAAACGTATGGAACCTTGATGTCAGAGACCAGTGTTTCAACATCATTGACATGAAGCCAAAAGATATGGAAGATCTTACAG AGGTGATTACATCAGCAGAGTTCCATCCATTTCACTGCAATTTGTTGGCTTATAGTAGTTCACGAGGTTTCATCCGACTTGTTGACATGAGGAAATCTGCACTATGTGATCACAGTGTGAAAAT ATTGCAAGATGGGGGGAGCCGTGGCCCTAAAACACTTTTCAGTGAAATCATAGCTTCCATATCTGATGTGAAGTATGCAATGGATGGAAGGCATATCCTAAGTCGTGATTACATGACTCTGAAG TTATGGGACACTCACATGGAGACTTCCCCAGTTGCAACGTATAAGATTCATGAACACCTCCGCCCTAAG CTTTCCAAGCTGTATACAAATGACGCCATTTTCGATAAGTTTGATTGCTGCCTGAATGGAGATGGACTTCAATTTGCAACTGGATCTTACAG CAATCATCTTCGTATATTTTCTTGTGGAGCTGAGAATGAAGATGGCATCACACTGGAAGTTAGAAAAAGTCCAAATAG GAAACCAACGTCTCAAGCTACTACAAGGCCTCGAAGGTCGTCATTGAGCAACTTGACTCGAGGATTTTATCGTCAAG GACAAGATAGCTCAGAGAATGAGACTTCCTGTAATCTTAAGTCCAAGTTGCTGCATCTGGCTTGGCATCCAACGCACAATTTGATTGCGTGTTCTGTTGGAAGCAGCTTGTTCATGTACCATGCATAA